In one window of Nicotiana tabacum cultivar K326 chromosome 12, ASM71507v2, whole genome shotgun sequence DNA:
- the LOC107770666 gene encoding exocyst complex component EXO70I-like — MSMEELKEDDQMLAKLKEACSDLKNLLQISFNVETSLAEMEDKFDGMQENLSIASRRIAPLQSLSIANKALDTRINRAISPALALLESFKLSESLQRRLLDLATKLSNEKSSNKRLKKLIKYVDTVDNLNEAINSISKECEPAIQKLQEVVEFLSRTKATDQFRTRRLRETLITLKSLCETEVDAMRFDGLFDDALLNLQDEYESLLNKMRHRNFMEGKVDSDDQDDVATEMVPTDLGSELEVEVLTKISETLAANHCLDICIDIFVKVRYRRAAKALMRLNPEYLKTYSPEEIDEMEWESLETAISLWIQHFELAIKNVFVSEKKLCCQVLGTIMDGVIWPECFVKIADKIMAVFFRFGEGVARSKKEPQKLFKLLDMFESLERLKPEFSNIFAGEAGADICSRYRELEKLLVHSSTKVFFDLGLQIEANQDVLPPQDGSVPKLVRYAINYLKYLLMDAYSATMVRVLRTEQIWKAGTLSTPETDENLLKDAMFNIMDAIRRNIESKKLRYKDKVLPHVFVMNTYWYIYMRTRSTELGKLMGDQYMKKTYKIVAEESAYSYQKQAWGSLVRLLDKEDIKRVDKDGLTAMVRGKMEAFTKAFDDITQRHKNFYYIPDSDLREQMREATVKLVVPAYTEFLNNFASSLHDKSYPSPEYIEHSLNHMFEVADHKTSGKSSLRLRQMKDPSDGSNSLSGEQSRRSKDFRRSKSSVIDA; from the exons ATGTCAATGGAGGAGCTAAAAGAAGATGATCAAATGCTTGCCAAACTTAAAGAAGCTTGTTCTGATCTCAAGAACCTTCTTCAAATCTCATTCAATGTTGAAACAAGCTTAGCAGAAATGGAAGATAAATTTGATGGTATGCAAGAAAATCTATCCATTGCTTCTAGAAGAATAGCTCCCTTACAATCTCTTTCAATTGCTAACAAAGCCCTTGATACAAGAATCAACAGAGCAATTTCTCCAGCTCTTGCACTTCTTGAAAGTTTCAAACTTTCTGAATCCCTCCAGCGTAGACTTCTTGATCTTGCTACCAAATTATCTAACGAGAAATCGTCGAATAAAAGGCTCAAGAAACTGATCAAGTATGTAGACACAGTGGACAATTTGAATGAGGCTATTAATTCAATAAGCAAAGAGTGTGAACCAGCTATTCAGAAATTGCAAGAAGTGGTGGAGTTTTTAAGTAGGACTAAGGCTACTGATCAGTTCAGGACGCGTCGATTGAGAGAGACTTTGATTACCCTTAAATCCCTTTGTGAAACTGAAGTTGATGCTATGAGATTTGATGGGCTGTTTGATGATGCTTTGTTGAATTTGCAAGATGAATATGAGAGTTTGTTGAATAAGATGAGGCATAGGAATTTTATGGAGGGAAAAGTTGATAGTGATGATCAAGATGATGTTGCTACTGAAATGGTGCCTACAGATTTGGGAAGTGAATTAGAGGTTGAAGTGCTTACTAAAATCTCTGAGACCCTGGCTGCAAATCATTGTCTTGACATATGTATTGATATCTTTGTGAAG GTAAGGTATAGAAGAGCAGCCAAAGCATTGATGAGACTGAACCCCGAGTACCTAAAAACATATAGTCCAGAAGAAATCGATGAGATGGAATGGGAGAGCCTAGAGACAGCAATATCCCTCTGGATCCAACACTTTGAACTTGCTATCAAGAATGTATTTGTATCAGAAAAGAAACTCTGCTGCCAAGTTTTAGGCACAATAATGGATGGAGTAATATGGCCAGAGTGTTTTGTCAAGATCGCCGACAAGATAATGGCTGTCTTCTTTCGATTCGGGGAAGGGGTTGCACGAAGCAAGAAAGAACCCCAAAAGCTTTTCAAGCTCTTAGATATGTTTGAATCATTGGAAAGGCTAAAACCTGAGTTCTCAAACATTTTCGCCGGTGAAGCTGGTGCTGATATCTGTTCGCGATACAGAGAACTGGAGAAACTGCTTGTACATTCCTCAACCAAAGTCTTCTTTGATCTCGGCCTTCAAATTGAGGCCAATCAAGATGTTCTTCCCCCTCAAGATGGTTCAGTTCCAAAACTTGTTCGTTACGCTATTAACTATCTTAAATACCTTCTAATGGATGCCTATAGCGCGACAATGGTCAGAGTCCTCAGGACTGAACAAATATGGAAAGCTGGAACACTTTCAACACCCGAAACGGATGAAAACTTGCTGAAAGATGCCATGTTCAACATCATGGACGCTATCCGGAGGAATATTGAATCCAAAAAACTGAGGTATAAAGACAAAGTATTGCCTCACGTGTTTGTCATGAATACTTATTGGTACATTTACATGAGGACTAGAAGTACAGAACTCGGGAAGCTCATGGGAGATCAGTATATGAAGAAGACATACAAAATTGTGGCTGAAGAATCAGCTTATTCATATCAAAAACAAGCTTGGGGATCTCTAGTAAGGCTGCTGGACAAAGAGGATATTAAAAGAGTTGACAAAGACGGACTTACAGCTATGGTACGAGGGAAAATGGAGGCGTTTACTAAAGCATTCGATGACATTACTCAAAGGCATAAAAACTTTTATTACATACCTGATTCAGACTTGAGAGAGCAAATGAGAGAGGCTACTGTAAAGCTTGTTGTGCCTGCATATACCGAATTCTTGAACAATTTCGCGTCTTCTTTACATGACAAATCCTATCCTTCGCCCGAGTATATAGAACATTCATTAAATCATATGTTTGAGGTTGCTGATCACAAGACTTCTGGAAAATCATCGTTGAGATTGCGACAAATGAAAGATCCTTCGGATGGTAGTAATTCATTATCAGGCGAACAATCTCGTAGGAGCAAAGACTTTAGAAGGTCCAAGTCAAGTGTCATTGATGCCTGA